In the Pantoea sp. Aalb genome, one interval contains:
- the lpxC gene encoding UDP-3-O-acyl-N-acetylglucosamine deacetylase, which yields MIKQRTLKHIVRTVGIGLHTGKKVTLTLRPASANTRVIYRRIDLNPPVDFSVNEKYVHNTILNTCLINNKGIRISTVEHLNAALAGLGIDNIIIEVDAPEIPIMDGSAAPFISLMMNAGIKEVNSAKKFIRIKQLVSVTDGDKWAEIKPYNGFLLDVTIDFKHPVIYSSSQRYKLKFSAKSFIDQISRARTFGFIHEIKYLQSKKLCLGASLDCAIGLDDFHVLNADGLRFKDEFVRHKMLDAIGDLFICGYNFIGAFSAFKSSHSLNNKLLKELIAKQECWEWVTYEDESELPLIFKISNLAIL from the coding sequence ATGATTAAACAAAGGACATTAAAACATATTGTAAGGACGGTTGGTATCGGTTTGCATACTGGCAAAAAGGTAACGTTAACTTTGCGACCTGCATCAGCTAATACTAGAGTTATCTATCGTCGCATTGACTTAAATCCACCAGTTGATTTTTCAGTTAATGAAAAATATGTTCACAATACTATTTTAAATACTTGTTTAATAAATAATAAAGGCATACGTATTTCAACAGTTGAGCATTTAAACGCTGCTCTTGCTGGATTAGGAATAGATAATATTATTATCGAAGTCGATGCACCTGAAATACCAATTATGGATGGCAGCGCTGCTCCTTTTATTTCTTTAATGATGAATGCAGGTATTAAAGAGGTAAATAGTGCAAAAAAATTTATACGTATTAAACAGCTAGTTAGTGTAACTGATGGTGATAAATGGGCAGAAATTAAACCTTACAATGGGTTTTTACTTGATGTTACTATTGATTTTAAACATCCGGTAATTTACTCGAGCTCACAGCGATATAAATTAAAATTTTCTGCAAAATCTTTTATTGATCAAATTAGTCGAGCACGTACATTCGGTTTTATTCATGAAATAAAATATTTACAATCTAAAAAATTGTGTTTAGGTGCTAGCTTAGATTGTGCTATTGGTCTTGACGATTTTCATGTACTTAATGCAGATGGATTACGTTTTAAAGATGAATTTGTACGGCATAAAATGCTAGATGCTATAGGAGATCTATTTATCTGTGGTTATAATTTTATTGGAGCATTTTCTGCTTTTAAATCTAGTCATTCATTAAATAATAAATTATTAAAAGAGCTAATAGCAAAACAAGAATGTTGGGAATGGGTTACATATGAAGACGAATCTGAATTACCATTAATATTTAAAATATCTAATTTAGCCATATTATAA
- a CDS encoding amino acid permease, with protein MDKKNNKTLHRSLQNRHIQLIALGGAIGTGLFLGSSSVIKSAGPSIILGYAIAGFIAFLIMRQLGEMVVEEPVAGSFSYFAYKYWGNFAGFISGWNYWFLYVLVAMAELTAVGKYIQFWFPNTPTWISVTIFFLLINAINLTNVKLFGEMEFWFALIKIIAVISMIIFGSWLIISNNGGPQASITNLWNKGGFFPNGITGLIMMMAIIMFSFGGLELVGITAAEAENPQKSIPKATNQVLWRILIFYIGSLTVLLSLMPWMLITQDTSPFVLIFHQLGEAKVANVLNVVILTAALSVYNSCVYCNSRMLFGLAKQGNAPKVLLNLDCNGIPVNTIFLSASVTALCVLINFLMPGEAFGIFLSLVISTLVINWAMISLTHMKFRKKKENQDLTIHFKAILYPIGNWLCLLFMLALIIIMSINTATVISVWLIPVWLIILTIGYFIKKIIQKT; from the coding sequence ATGGATAAAAAAAATAATAAAACTTTACATCGGAGTTTACAAAACCGTCATATTCAGCTAATTGCTTTAGGAGGTGCGATAGGTACTGGTCTATTTTTAGGTAGCTCATCAGTTATTAAATCTGCTGGACCATCTATTATTCTTGGTTATGCTATTGCAGGATTTATTGCATTTTTAATTATGCGTCAATTAGGTGAAATGGTTGTAGAAGAGCCAGTAGCTGGGAGTTTTAGTTATTTTGCTTACAAATACTGGGGAAATTTTGCAGGTTTTATTTCCGGATGGAATTATTGGTTTTTATATGTATTAGTCGCTATGGCTGAACTTACTGCAGTAGGCAAATATATTCAGTTTTGGTTTCCAAACACTCCCACTTGGATAAGCGTTACTATATTTTTTTTATTAATTAATGCAATTAATTTAACTAATGTAAAATTATTCGGAGAAATGGAATTCTGGTTTGCACTTATTAAAATAATTGCTGTTATTAGTATGATTATTTTTGGTAGTTGGTTAATTATAAGTAATAACGGTGGTCCACAAGCATCAATTACTAATCTGTGGAATAAAGGTGGTTTTTTTCCAAATGGCATTACAGGGCTTATAATGATGATGGCAATAATTATGTTTTCATTCGGTGGCCTAGAATTAGTAGGTATTACTGCAGCAGAAGCTGAGAATCCACAAAAAAGCATTCCAAAAGCTACTAATCAAGTGTTATGGCGAATTTTAATTTTTTATATTGGCTCTTTAACGGTATTACTATCTTTGATGCCTTGGATGCTTATTACTCAAGATACTAGTCCATTTGTTTTAATTTTTCATCAATTAGGAGAAGCTAAAGTAGCTAATGTGCTCAATGTCGTTATATTAACAGCAGCTCTCTCGGTATACAATAGCTGTGTATACTGTAATAGTCGTATGTTATTTGGATTAGCAAAACAAGGTAACGCACCAAAAGTACTATTGAATCTAGATTGCAATGGCATTCCAGTAAATACTATTTTTTTATCTGCTTCGGTAACAGCATTATGTGTTTTAATAAATTTTCTTATGCCAGGAGAAGCTTTTGGGATTTTTCTATCATTAGTAATTTCTACACTAGTAATTAATTGGGCTATGATTAGTTTAACGCATATGAAATTTCGTAAGAAAAAAGAAAATCAAGATTTAACAATACATTTTAAGGCTATTCTCTATCCAATTGGTAATTGGCTTTGTTTACTATTTATGTTAGCATTAATAATTATTATGTCCATTAATACTGCTACGGTAATATCTGTATGGTTGATCCCTGTATGGTTAATAATTTTAACTATTGGATATTTTATTAAAAAAATAATACAAAAAACTTAA
- the coaE gene encoding dephospho-CoA kinase (Dephospho-CoA kinase (CoaE) performs the final step in coenzyme A biosynthesis.): MSFTVALTGGIGSGKSTIANAFAALGVNIIDADVIAREVIQPGSLALKAIVQRYNKSILNADGTLCRSILRKIIFGKPKERNWINQLLHPLINKRTQQLIKNLATSPYIIWVIPLLIENKIQCLADRVLVIDINETIQLQRTKKRDNILLNQAKKIIATQTNRERRLQYADDIIDNNGRLEKSLMRVIELHNNYITLSSIRKN; encoded by the coding sequence ATGTCTTTTACCGTTGCGCTTACTGGTGGTATTGGTAGTGGCAAAAGTACTATTGCTAATGCTTTTGCAGCACTAGGTGTTAATATTATTGATGCTGATGTTATTGCTAGAGAAGTAATTCAACCAGGATCTCTAGCTTTAAAAGCAATTGTTCAACGTTATAATAAATCTATTTTAAATGCTGATGGTACACTCTGTCGTTCTATATTACGTAAAATTATTTTTGGAAAACCAAAAGAAAGAAATTGGATTAATCAACTATTACACCCATTAATAAATAAACGTACACAACAACTTATTAAAAATTTAGCCACATCACCATATATTATTTGGGTAATTCCATTGTTAATAGAAAATAAAATTCAGTGTTTAGCAGATCGAGTTTTAGTAATTGATATAAATGAAACTATACAATTACAACGTACTAAAAAACGTGACAATATTTTACTTAACCAGGCTAAAAAAATTATTGCTACACAAACTAATCGTGAAAGACGTCTACAATATGCAGATGATATTATTGATAATAATGGTAGATTAGAAAAATCTTTAATGCGTGTTATTGAGCTCCATAATAACTATATTACGCTTTCCAGTATTCGGAAAAATTAA
- the zapD gene encoding cell division protein ZapD has protein sequence MSEVVLFEHPLNEKMRTWLRIEFLINQLYETLPITGTISALCLFRVLSELLDLFERGDMRTELLKELEKQQQKLRFWVDVPGVDEHIIQQLREKLKYQCHTLISAPRLGQKLREDRLIALVRQRLNIPGGCCSFDLPSLHIWLHQQQSLRDMQVENWLESLNPLNNSISIILDLIRQTGVFHNQTSLNGFYQNNAEGADLLRLQLTLEDKIYPQISGYKSRYAIRFLPLDNELGKVPTCLHFELACC, from the coding sequence ATGAGCGAAGTAGTTTTATTTGAACACCCTTTGAATGAAAAAATGCGTACTTGGTTACGCATTGAATTCTTAATAAATCAATTATATGAAACATTACCTATAACAGGTACAATATCAGCTTTATGTCTTTTTCGTGTTTTAAGTGAACTATTAGATCTTTTTGAACGCGGTGATATGCGTACTGAACTATTAAAAGAATTAGAAAAACAACAGCAAAAATTACGATTTTGGGTAGATGTACCCGGCGTAGATGAGCACATTATTCAACAATTAAGAGAAAAATTAAAATATCAATGTCATACATTAATAAGTGCTCCTCGCCTAGGGCAAAAACTAAGAGAAGATCGTTTGATTGCATTGGTACGACAACGACTTAATATTCCTGGAGGATGTTGTAGTTTTGATTTACCTAGTTTACATATCTGGTTACATCAACAACAATCTTTACGTGACATGCAAGTTGAAAATTGGTTAGAATCTCTTAACCCATTAAATAATTCTATTAGTATAATTCTTGACCTAATTCGTCAAACTGGCGTGTTTCATAATCAAACTAGCCTCAATGGTTTTTATCAAAATAATGCTGAAGGAGCTGATTTACTTCGTCTTCAGTTAACTTTAGAAGACAAAATCTACCCACAAATATCAGGATATAAAAGCCGATATGCTATTCGTTTTTTACCGTTAGATAATGAATTAGGTAAAGTACCAACTTGCTTACATTTTGAATTGGCTTGTTGTTAA
- the ftsA gene encoding cell division protein FtsA, with amino-acid sequence MNKATDKKLVVGLEIGTTKVAVLIGKILPDGMINIIGVGSGPSRGMDKGGVNDLESIVKCVQRAIEQAELMADCQISSVYLALSGKHISCQNEIGIVPISEEEVIPDDVENVVHTAKSVRVRDEHRILHVIPQEYAIDYQEGIKNPVGLSGIRMQAKVHLITCHNDMAKNIVKVVERCGLKVDQLIFAGLASSFSVLTEDERELGVCLVDIGGGTMDLAIYTGGALRYTKVIPYAGNVVTSDIAYAFSTPPTDAEIIKIRYGCALSSIVSKDENVEVPSVGGRPPRCLQRQTLAEVIEPRYTELLHLVNNEILQLQNRLQHQGVKHHLAAGIVLTGGASQINGLAACAKRVFQTQVRIGQPLNITGLVDYAQEPYYSTAVGLLHYGKELHMSDNETQKQTVMSKWFKKIHKWLREEF; translated from the coding sequence ATAAACAAGGCAACGGATAAAAAACTAGTAGTAGGATTAGAAATCGGCACTACAAAAGTTGCTGTCTTGATTGGAAAAATTTTGCCTGATGGTATGATAAATATTATTGGAGTAGGTAGTGGTCCTTCTCGTGGAATGGATAAAGGTGGTGTAAACGATCTAGAATCAATAGTAAAGTGCGTACAACGAGCAATTGAACAGGCGGAATTGATGGCTGATTGTCAAATTTCATCTGTATACCTTGCTTTATCTGGCAAACACATTAGTTGTCAAAATGAAATAGGTATAGTTCCAATTTCTGAAGAAGAAGTTATTCCAGATGATGTAGAAAATGTAGTACACACGGCAAAATCTGTTCGTGTTCGGGATGAACATCGTATTTTACATGTTATTCCTCAAGAGTATGCAATTGATTATCAAGAAGGAATAAAAAATCCAGTAGGACTTTCTGGTATAAGAATGCAAGCAAAAGTACATTTAATTACATGCCATAATGATATGGCAAAAAATATTGTTAAAGTTGTTGAACGTTGTGGCTTAAAAGTTGATCAACTTATTTTTGCTGGACTAGCTTCTAGTTTTTCTGTACTAACTGAAGATGAACGTGAATTAGGAGTATGTTTAGTTGATATAGGTGGTGGAACAATGGATTTAGCTATCTACACAGGTGGAGCATTACGTTACACTAAAGTCATTCCTTATGCAGGAAATGTAGTAACAAGTGATATTGCGTATGCTTTTAGTACACCACCTACTGATGCAGAAATAATAAAAATAAGATATGGTTGTGCTTTAAGTTCGATTGTTAGTAAAGATGAAAATGTAGAAGTGCCAAGTGTTGGCGGGCGTCCACCACGTTGTCTACAGCGCCAAACTTTGGCTGAAGTTATTGAACCACGTTATACTGAATTGTTACATTTAGTTAATAATGAGATTTTACAATTACAAAACAGGTTACAGCATCAAGGAGTAAAGCATCATTTGGCAGCTGGTATTGTATTAACAGGTGGTGCATCTCAGATAAATGGTTTAGCGGCATGTGCAAAACGCGTATTTCAAACTCAAGTTCGTATTGGACAACCGTTAAATATTACTGGGTTAGTAGATTATGCTCAAGAGCCATATTACTCAACAGCAGTAGGATTGTTGCATTATGGTAAAGAGTTACATATGAGTGATAATGAAACACAAAAACAAACTGTAATGAGCAAGTGGTTTAAAAAAATACATAAATGGCTAAGAGAAGAATTTTAA
- the secA gene encoding preprotein translocase subunit SecA codes for MLIKFFTKYWGNSNDRILRRMYKIVDIINQMEDDFKKISDKELKKKTSQFRERLVQGESLENLLLEAFATVREASKRVFGMRHFDVQLIGGMVLNDRCIAEMRTGEGKTLTSTLPAYLNALSGQGVHVVTVNNYLAQRDAENNRPLFEFLDLTVGINLPDISQVAKREAYAADITYGTNNEYGFDYLRDNMAFSPEERVQRKLHYALIDEVDSILIDEARTPLIISGPAEDSSDLYIKMNKIIPYLVRQEKEDSETFNGGGDFWIDEKARQAHMTEYGLIKIEELLVKQDIMKHGESLYSSSNIMLMHHVNAALRAHSLFIRDVDYIVKDGEVIIVDEHTGRTMKGRRWSDGLHQAIEAKENVEIQNENQTLASITFQNYFRLYEKLAGMTGTAYTESFEFKSIYKLNTIVIPTNRPMIRKDLPDLVYMTEKEKISAIIDDVRSCKARKQPVLVGTISIEKSELVSQELTIAGIKHNVLNAKFHAREADIIAQAGQPGTVTIATNMAGRGTDIVLGGSWQAEIATLVNPTKEIIKAVKISWQKRHDEVLSAGGLHIIGTERHESRRIDNQLRGRSGRQGDVGSSRFYLSMEDALMRIFASERVLNMMRKLGMKKNESIEHPWVTKAIANAQRKVENRNFDIRKQLLEYDDVANDQRLAIYSQRNELLDVPNISETINKIRKDVLNNIINKYIPPDSLEEMWNIEGLEHCLYNDFDLDISINDCLKKEKVLNEELLRNWIINSVIEKYSFKEKMVGIDIIRNFEKNIMLQTLDSLWKEHLAAMDYLRQGIHLRGYAQKDPKQEYKRESFAMFSTMLESLKYEVISILSKVQVSMLKDIPKIEKQHSYKHAYSIVQQPISDVDDINIENKKNHINTIITRKNKDRKVGRNQPCPCGSGKKYKQCHGHLL; via the coding sequence ATGTTAATTAAGTTTTTTACTAAATATTGGGGTAATAGCAACGATCGCATATTACGCCGTATGTATAAAATTGTAGATATTATTAATCAAATGGAAGATGATTTTAAAAAAATTTCGGATAAAGAACTGAAAAAAAAGACTAGTCAATTTCGTGAACGCTTAGTACAAGGTGAAAGTTTAGAAAATTTGCTATTAGAAGCTTTTGCTACAGTACGTGAAGCAAGTAAGCGTGTATTTGGTATGCGTCATTTTGATGTACAATTAATAGGTGGTATGGTATTAAATGATCGCTGTATTGCTGAAATGCGAACTGGAGAAGGTAAAACATTAACATCAACATTACCAGCTTACTTAAATGCTCTTAGTGGTCAAGGAGTACATGTTGTCACTGTAAATAATTATCTAGCACAGCGAGATGCAGAAAATAATAGACCTCTCTTTGAGTTTTTAGATTTAACAGTAGGAATTAACTTGCCTGATATATCACAAGTAGCTAAAAGAGAAGCTTATGCTGCTGATATTACTTATGGTACAAACAACGAGTATGGATTTGACTATTTGCGTGATAACATGGCTTTTAGTCCAGAAGAACGAGTACAACGTAAACTTCATTATGCTTTAATAGATGAAGTAGATTCTATATTAATCGATGAAGCACGTACTCCACTTATCATTTCAGGACCAGCAGAAGATAGTTCAGATTTATACATTAAAATGAATAAAATTATTCCATATTTAGTACGTCAAGAAAAAGAAGATTCTGAAACTTTTAATGGTGGAGGTGATTTCTGGATAGATGAAAAGGCTCGTCAAGCACATATGACAGAATATGGTCTTATTAAAATTGAAGAATTATTAGTAAAACAAGATATTATGAAACATGGTGAATCTTTATATTCATCATCTAATATTATGCTCATGCATCATGTTAATGCTGCTTTACGAGCTCATTCTTTGTTTATTAGAGATGTTGATTATATCGTAAAAGATGGTGAAGTCATCATCGTAGACGAGCATACTGGTCGTACTATGAAAGGACGTCGTTGGTCTGATGGCTTACATCAAGCAATAGAAGCCAAAGAAAATGTTGAAATTCAAAATGAAAATCAAACTTTAGCTTCTATAACTTTTCAAAATTATTTTCGTCTTTATGAAAAACTTGCTGGTATGACAGGTACAGCTTATACCGAATCCTTCGAATTTAAATCTATTTATAAGTTAAACACTATTGTTATTCCTACTAATCGTCCAATGATCCGTAAAGATTTACCTGATTTAGTATATATGACAGAAAAAGAAAAAATTAGTGCTATCATTGACGATGTTCGTTCTTGTAAAGCTAGAAAACAACCAGTATTAGTAGGTACAATTTCAATTGAAAAATCTGAACTTGTCTCTCAAGAATTAACCATTGCTGGAATCAAACATAATGTTTTAAATGCTAAATTTCACGCACGAGAAGCTGATATTATTGCACAAGCTGGACAACCTGGAACAGTAACTATTGCTACAAATATGGCTGGTCGTGGTACTGATATTGTATTGGGTGGTAGTTGGCAAGCTGAAATAGCTACTTTAGTTAATCCTACTAAAGAAATAATCAAAGCAGTTAAAATTTCATGGCAAAAACGTCATGATGAAGTATTATCTGCTGGTGGTCTTCATATTATCGGTACAGAACGTCATGAATCACGTCGTATTGATAATCAATTACGAGGTCGTTCTGGACGACAAGGTGATGTAGGTTCATCACGATTTTATCTATCAATGGAAGATGCATTAATGCGTATTTTTGCTTCAGAACGAGTATTGAACATGATGCGTAAGCTAGGAATGAAAAAAAATGAATCTATTGAACATCCATGGGTAACTAAGGCCATTGCAAATGCACAGCGTAAAGTTGAAAATCGCAACTTTGATATTCGCAAGCAATTACTTGAATATGATGATGTAGCTAACGATCAACGTCTTGCTATTTATAGTCAACGTAATGAACTTCTCGATGTACCTAATATATCTGAAACTATTAATAAAATACGTAAGGATGTTCTAAATAATATTATTAACAAATACATTCCACCAGATTCATTAGAAGAAATGTGGAATATAGAAGGATTAGAACATTGTTTATATAATGATTTTGATCTAGATATTTCTATAAATGATTGTTTAAAGAAAGAAAAAGTTTTAAATGAAGAACTACTACGTAATTGGATTATAAATAGTGTGATAGAAAAGTATTCCTTTAAAGAAAAAATGGTTGGTATTGACATAATTCGTAATTTTGAAAAAAATATAATGCTTCAGACGTTGGATTCTCTTTGGAAAGAACATTTAGCTGCAATGGATTACTTACGTCAAGGTATACATTTGCGTGGTTATGCACAAAAAGATCCGAAACAAGAATATAAGCGTGAATCTTTTGCTATGTTTTCTACAATGTTAGAATCATTGAAATATGAAGTAATTAGCATATTAAGTAAAGTTCAGGTTAGTATGCTTAAAGATATACCTAAAATAGAAAAACAACATAGTTATAAACATGCATATAGTATAGTACAACAGCCAATAAGCGATGTAGATGATATAAATATAGAAAACAAAAAAAATCATATAAATACTATAATAACTAGAAAAAATAAAGATCGTAAAGTAGGTCGTAATCAACCTTGTCCATGTGGTTCAGGAAAAAAATATAAGCAATGCCATGGGCATTTATTATAA
- the nadC gene encoding carboxylating nicotinate-nucleotide diphosphorylase, which translates to MLLHGYTHHNFQTLNKYIEQDISESINRALREDLGNEINVDHDITALILSKNKKAKGQIITREAGIFCGKRWVEEIFIQLSNKKVNIRWYIEDGQKVIPNQVLFELEGPAHLLLTAERTVLNFIQILSGIATEVNRYVVILISENSKIQILDTRKTLPGMRIASKYAVTCGGGINHRLGLFDAFLIKENHIIASGSIRNAVKKAMQLYPNIPIEVEVENIYELQEALDANVKIIMLDNFKLDMIYQAVEIVNNRALLEVSGNINEIILRQVAHTGIDYVSIGAITKHIHALDLSMRFYSI; encoded by the coding sequence ATGTTATTACACGGTTATACCCATCATAATTTTCAGACTTTAAATAAATATATAGAACAAGATATATCAGAATCTATTAATCGTGCACTTCGAGAAGATTTAGGAAATGAAATTAATGTAGATCATGACATTACAGCTTTAATTTTATCAAAAAATAAAAAAGCTAAAGGACAAATTATTACACGTGAAGCTGGAATTTTTTGCGGTAAGCGTTGGGTTGAAGAGATATTTATTCAGTTAAGTAATAAAAAAGTAAATATTAGATGGTATATAGAAGACGGTCAAAAGGTAATACCTAATCAAGTATTATTTGAACTTGAAGGACCAGCACATTTATTGTTAACGGCAGAACGTACTGTACTTAATTTTATTCAAATTTTATCAGGTATAGCTACAGAAGTTAATCGATATGTCGTAATACTAATATCTGAGAATAGTAAAATTCAAATACTTGATACTCGCAAAACATTACCTGGAATGCGTATTGCGTCAAAATATGCAGTAACATGTGGTGGTGGAATTAATCATCGTTTAGGTCTTTTCGATGCTTTTTTAATTAAAGAAAACCATATTATTGCTAGTGGTTCTATACGAAACGCAGTAAAAAAAGCGATGCAATTGTATCCAAATATACCTATAGAAGTTGAAGTTGAAAATATATACGAATTACAGGAAGCACTTGATGCGAATGTTAAGATAATTATGTTGGATAACTTTAAACTTGATATGATATATCAAGCAGTAGAAATTGTTAATAATCGTGCTTTACTAGAAGTTTCAGGTAATATTAATGAAATAATTTTAAGACAAGTAGCACATACTGGTATTGATTATGTTTCAATCGGTGCTATTACTAAGCATATACATGCACTTGACCTTTCTATGCGTTTTTATTCTATATAA
- the ftsZ gene encoding cell division protein FtsZ, translating into MFEPMELTKDAVIKVIGIGGGGGNASEHMVRERIEGVEFFAVNTDAQALRKTSVNQTIQIGINITKGLGAGANPEVGRTSAEEDREALRAALDGADMVFIAAGMGGGTGTGAAPVVAEVAKDLGILTVAVVTKPFNFEGKKRMAFAEQGIAELSKHVDSLITIPNDKLLKVLGRGISLLDAFSAANNVLKGAVQGIAELITRPGLMNVDFADVRTVMSEMGYAMMGSGVACGEDRAEEAAEMAISSPLLEDIDLSGARGVLVNITAGFDLRLDEFETVGNTIRAFASDNATVVIGTSLDPEMNDELRVTVVATGISMDKRSEITLVTPKPIPHSTIDHCNQQNSILSLPQEQKSTNKIINEQSISSTSNKEPDYLDIPAFLRKQAD; encoded by the coding sequence ATGTTTGAACCTATGGAACTAACTAAAGATGCTGTGATTAAAGTCATTGGTATCGGCGGTGGTGGTGGTAATGCTTCAGAGCATATGGTACGTGAACGTATTGAAGGAGTGGAATTTTTTGCTGTAAATACAGATGCACAAGCATTACGTAAAACATCAGTTAACCAAACTATTCAGATTGGCATTAATATTACTAAAGGTCTTGGTGCTGGTGCAAATCCAGAAGTAGGTAGGACTTCAGCAGAAGAAGATCGTGAAGCATTACGTGCTGCATTAGACGGTGCAGATATGGTATTTATTGCAGCTGGTATGGGTGGTGGTACTGGAACTGGTGCAGCTCCAGTTGTAGCAGAAGTTGCAAAAGATTTAGGCATATTAACTGTTGCTGTAGTAACAAAGCCATTTAATTTTGAAGGCAAAAAACGTATGGCTTTTGCTGAACAAGGGATAGCTGAACTTTCTAAGCATGTTGATTCATTAATTACTATTCCTAACGATAAACTATTAAAAGTTTTAGGACGCGGTATTTCTCTTTTAGATGCTTTTAGTGCAGCGAATAATGTCCTGAAAGGTGCTGTACAAGGAATAGCTGAATTAATTACTCGTCCTGGTCTTATGAATGTCGATTTTGCAGATGTCCGCACTGTGATGTCAGAAATGGGCTATGCTATGATGGGATCTGGAGTTGCATGTGGGGAAGATCGTGCAGAAGAAGCAGCTGAAATGGCAATATCTAGTCCACTTTTAGAAGATATTGATCTATCAGGTGCTCGTGGTGTTTTAGTTAATATTACTGCTGGATTTGATCTTCGGCTTGATGAATTTGAGACGGTAGGTAATACTATTAGGGCCTTTGCTTCAGATAATGCTACTGTAGTAATTGGTACTTCCTTAGATCCAGAGATGAATGATGAACTACGTGTGACAGTAGTAGCTACTGGCATTAGTATGGATAAACGTTCAGAGATAACTTTAGTGACTCCAAAACCAATACCTCATTCAACAATAGATCATTGTAATCAACAAAATAGTATTTTGTCTTTACCTCAAGAACAAAAATCAACTAATAAAATTATTAATGAACAATCTATATCGTCTACGTCTAATAAAGAACCAGACTACTTAGATATACCAGCTTTCTTACGTAAGCAAGCAGATTAA